A region from the Chelmon rostratus isolate fCheRos1 chromosome 6, fCheRos1.pri, whole genome shotgun sequence genome encodes:
- the znf710a gene encoding zinc finger protein 710a, with amino-acid sequence MRSLKHLKHHSRNNVEEESSRLLRTYPKMTEGQVDVGTQTEPVVVLSLAQAAVLGLISQNEIFGATIAPNGFYTGEPRECPPPPPEAMEYEYADQLIGANGDYLAEPAGEPEPQPHCSERRRPGPRGRTKRPRGDGELEGHPHKVSSPQAQIKGEQLESDTPPSCIHMNSRCGPGKSEDPVTLQGSLKEEQACGNCPSCVRDTSRPQTDGQPEQEQEENTGRERERKEEELVVEEEEEEEALNLKTSGDSGSPLENRYYESNEVAYESADMALPGEYEENSQAMLWSDPEGLARRMQIDRLDINVQIDESYCVDVGEGLKRWKCRMCEKSYTSKYNLVTHILGHNGIKPHECLHCGKLFKQPSHLQTHLLTHQGTRPHKCTVCEKAFTQTSHLKRHMLQHSDVKPYSCRFCGRGFAYPSELRTHENKHENGQCHVCTQCGLEFPTYAHLKRHLTSHQGPTTYQCTECHKSFAYRSQLQNHLMKHQNVRPYVCPECGMEFVQIHHLRQHALTHKGMKEFKCDVCAREFTLSANLKRHMLIHASVRPFQCHVCFKTFVQKQTLKTHMIVHLPVKPFKCKVCGKSFNRMYNLLGHMHLHAGSKPFKCPYCTSKFNLKGNLSRHMKVKHGIMDTSIDGQEPPQDTEGQEDYEEESFEFSERENRANNNNTPDIAKLSQMEYYSTYGKGAGRFSTA; translated from the exons ATGAGATCCCTGAAACACCTCAAACATCACTCCAGGAACAATGTG gaggaggagagtagCCGCTTGTTGCGGACCTACCCCAAGATGACTGAGGGCCAAGTGGACGTGGGCACGCAGACAGAGCCTGTGGTGGTGCTATCTCTGGCTCAGGCGGCCGTTCTTGGCCTCATCTCCCAGAATGAAATCTTCGGGGCCACCATTGCTCCTAATGGCTTTTACACGGGGGAGCCCAGAGAgtgtccccctcctccacctgagGCTATGGAGTATGAGTACGCTGACCAGCTAATAGGGGCCAACGGGGACTACCTGGCTGAGCCTGCTGGGGAGCCGGAGCCCCAGCcccactgcagtgagagaagACGGCCCGGGCCGCGTGGGAGGACCAAGAGGCCCAGGGGTGACGGAGAATTAGAGGGTCACCCACACAAAGTGTCAAGTCCACAGGCTCAGATTAAAGGTGAACAGCTTGAGTCTGATACCCCTCCTTCCTGCATTCACATGAACAGCAGGTGTGGTCCTGGCAAGTCAGAGGATCCAGTCACCCTACAGGGTTCACTGAAAGAGGAGCAGGCCTGCGGAAACTGTCCCTCGTGTGTGAGGGATACATCCAGACCACAAACAGATGGACAGCCAGAacaggaacaagaagaaaacactggtagagaaagagagaggaaggaagaagagttggtggtggaggaagaagaagaggaagaggcactAAACCTGAAGACCAGTGGAGACTCTGGCAGTCCTCTGGAGAATCGCTATTATGAGTCCAATGAGGTGGCCTACGAGTCTGCTGACATGGCGCTGCCAGGGGAGTATGAGGAGAACAGCCAGGCCATGCTGTGGTCTGACCCAGAGGGCCTGGCCAGGCGAATGCAGATTGACCGGCTGGACATCAACGTACAGATCGATGAGTCTTACTGCGTAGATGTGGGAGAGGGTCTGAAACGCTGGAAGTGCCGCATGTGCGAGAAATCATACACATCCAAGTATAACCTTGTCACTCATATTCTAGGCCATAATGGAATTAAGCcccatgaatgtctgcactgTGGAAAGCTCTTCAAGCAGCCGAGCCACCTCCAGACTCACCTGCTCACCCACCAGGGAACCAGACCTCATAAGTGTACCGTTTGTGAAAAGGCCTTCACGCAGACCAGCCACCTGAAGAGGCACATGCTGCAGCATTCAGACGTCAAGCCCTACAGCTGTCGCTTCTGCGGCCGTGGCTTTGCCTACCCGAGCGAGCTGAGGACCCATGAGAACAAACACGAGAACGGCCAGTGCCACGTCTGCACCCAGTGCGGCCTCGAGTTCCCGACCTACGCGCACCTGAAGCGCCACCTGACCAGCCATCAGGGCCCGACCACATACCAGTGCACAGAGTGCCACAAGTCCTTCGCTTACCGCAGCCAGCTGCAGAACCACTTGATGAAACACCAGAACGTGCGGCCCTATGTTTGCCCAGAGTGCGGCATGGAGTTTGTCCAGATCCACCACCTCCGACAACACGCTCTCACTCACAAG GGTATGAAAGAATTCAAGTGTGACGTCTGTGCCAGAGAGTTCACCCTGTCAGCCAACCTGAAGAGACACATGTTGATCCACGCCAGCGTGCGGCCCTTCCAGTGCCACGTCTGCTTCAAGACCTTTGTCCAGAAGCAGACCCTTAAAACGCACATGATTGTGCACCTGCCGGTCAAGCCTTTCAAATGCAAG GTGTGCGGAAAGTCGTTCAACAGAATGTACAACCTCCTCGGCCACATGCACCTCCACGCCGGCAGCAAGCCCTTCAAGTGCCCGTACTGCACGAGCAAGTTCAACCTGAAGGGCAACCTCAGCCGACACATGAAGGTCAAACACGGTATCATGGACACCTCAATAGACGGACAAG AACCTCCTCAGGACACAGAAGGCCAGGAGGACTACGAAGAGGAGAGCTTTGAATTCAGCGAGCGAGAAAATCGggctaacaacaacaacacaccagACATTGCTAAACTATCTCAAATGGAGTATTATAGCACCTATGGGAAGGGCGCAGGGCGCTTCAGCACAGCATGA